A window of Moritella sp. Urea-trap-13 contains these coding sequences:
- a CDS encoding ATP-binding protein, with the protein MDLERQIVLLKQKVAREKACRKSAEQLLEDKSNELFLAKKMVEDTLVHVQQKAEQDMAFLTFKIYLDSILLDFSQLFLKNSISDTLLQRLLNHISHVDSISAVQLKIQSINVADKITVLNAGGWTQWQESAEQTSSCRWSSDHRQLHIIIDGEESKLGVFSVALETKKEWQHTIEKQLSLFSEVISVAYQRKYLLDRTILEMHRAENSEKSTRDFVAMINHELRTPLNGLLGSADLMADTKIDTQQARLLTTIHQSGELLRVIINDLLDFSKMSAGMLELLIKPFEVVSVSRVIDDIFSIRAEDKGLQFELFFSEQIPLELLGDAERIKQILVNLIGNALKFTSEGKVSVYFLWENEQLVFNIVDTGCGISLDKQSNLFEPFVQVDNSSNRKHEGTGLGLSICLHLIQEMQGELILTSELDKGSEFKVCLPLAIPAKNMQTTQVEEEIDYPIHELTLLVVEDIKMNQVVIEMMLKKLGLNCDIKNNGEEALRYLEQHNVDIILMDCRMPIMDGFEATRILRQQGYTKPIIALTAGTTNIECEECLACGMDAIVNKPYQLKDLEKILNHWGKRLSNPL; encoded by the coding sequence ATGGATTTAGAGCGGCAAATTGTTTTATTAAAGCAGAAAGTTGCGCGTGAAAAAGCCTGTCGGAAATCGGCAGAGCAATTACTTGAAGATAAAAGTAATGAACTGTTTTTGGCCAAAAAAATGGTTGAAGATACATTAGTGCACGTGCAACAAAAAGCGGAGCAAGATATGGCATTTTTGACCTTTAAAATTTACCTTGATTCTATTCTTCTCGACTTCAGCCAGTTATTTCTTAAAAACTCAATCTCAGATACATTATTACAACGACTTTTAAATCATATCTCCCATGTTGATAGCATAAGTGCAGTGCAATTAAAGATCCAATCCATAAATGTTGCTGATAAAATAACAGTATTGAATGCAGGGGGCTGGACGCAATGGCAAGAGTCCGCTGAACAAACTTCATCGTGCCGTTGGAGCAGCGATCATCGGCAGTTACACATAATTATTGATGGTGAAGAGTCTAAACTTGGTGTGTTCTCTGTTGCTCTTGAGACTAAAAAAGAATGGCAACACACGATTGAAAAACAATTATCATTATTTTCAGAAGTGATTAGTGTTGCCTACCAACGAAAATATCTGCTCGACCGTACTATTTTAGAAATGCACAGAGCTGAAAACTCCGAAAAATCGACACGTGATTTCGTTGCTATGATTAATCACGAGTTACGTACCCCGTTAAATGGCTTACTTGGTTCTGCGGACTTAATGGCTGATACTAAGATCGATACGCAGCAAGCAAGACTTCTCACCACTATTCATCAATCAGGCGAACTATTACGTGTCATTATTAATGACTTGTTAGACTTTAGTAAAATGAGCGCCGGTATGCTTGAGCTCCTGATTAAGCCTTTTGAGGTTGTCAGTGTTAGCCGTGTTATCGACGATATTTTTTCTATTCGTGCTGAAGATAAAGGATTACAGTTTGAGCTGTTTTTTTCAGAACAGATCCCGCTAGAGTTACTCGGTGATGCCGAACGGATAAAACAAATTTTAGTTAACTTGATTGGTAATGCCCTGAAATTTACCAGTGAAGGTAAAGTATCGGTGTATTTTTTATGGGAAAACGAACAGTTGGTATTTAATATCGTCGATACTGGCTGTGGTATTTCACTCGATAAACAAAGTAATCTATTCGAACCTTTTGTACAGGTTGATAATTCTAGTAATCGAAAGCATGAAGGTACAGGGTTAGGGCTGTCAATTTGTTTGCATTTAATTCAAGAAATGCAGGGCGAATTGATACTCACGAGTGAGTTGGATAAAGGCTCTGAATTCAAGGTATGTCTACCTTTGGCTATACCCGCTAAGAATATGCAAACGACGCAAGTTGAAGAAGAGATTGATTATCCTATTCATGAGTTAACATTACTTGTTGTTGAAGATATAAAAATGAATCAAGTTGTCATTGAAATGATGTTGAAAAAATTAGGCTTGAATTGTGATATCAAAAATAATGGCGAAGAAGCGCTTAGATACCTGGAACAGCACAATGTGGATATTATTTTAATGGATTGTCGCATGCCGATAATGGATGGTTTCGAAGCAACGCGAATATTACGTCAACAAGGGTATACTAAACCCATTATTGCATTAACCGCAGGCACCACAAATATTGAATGTGAAGAATGCTTAGCATGCGGTATGGATGCTATCGTCAATAAACCTTATCAATTAAAAGACCTAGAGAAAATCTTAAATCATTGGGGAAAACGATTAAGTAACCCCCTATGA
- a CDS encoding CDP-alcohol phosphatidyltransferase family protein — protein sequence MLDRYVIKIIRWPINTTAKLVHKTGIKADQVTLLGFVLGLMCFPALAQQEYNIALIFILLNRILDAVDGAVARIQGISDSGGFLDITLDFLFYSLVPFGFVVADPNANAVAGAFLIFAFIGTGTSFLAFAIMASKQNIENPVYKNKSMYYIGGLTEGTETIFCFILLCLFPQYFAHIAYSFAALCWITTATRIWAGYHTLKTANTERP from the coding sequence ATGCTTGACCGTTATGTGATAAAAATTATCCGCTGGCCGATTAATACCACAGCCAAACTGGTACATAAGACAGGCATAAAAGCCGATCAGGTTACCCTGTTGGGTTTTGTCCTTGGGTTAATGTGCTTTCCAGCATTGGCACAGCAAGAATACAATATTGCTTTGATATTCATACTTTTAAACCGCATACTTGACGCCGTAGATGGCGCCGTAGCGCGTATACAGGGGATTAGTGACAGTGGCGGTTTCTTAGATATAACCTTAGATTTTTTGTTTTATTCACTGGTACCGTTTGGTTTTGTGGTTGCAGACCCTAACGCGAATGCAGTAGCTGGTGCATTTTTGATTTTCGCCTTTATTGGCACAGGTACAAGTTTCTTAGCCTTTGCCATCATGGCGAGTAAACAAAATATTGAAAATCCCGTTTATAAAAATAAATCTATGTACTACATAGGCGGGTTAACGGAGGGTACAGAAACAATATTCTGCTTTATCTTGCTATGCTTGTTTCCACAGTACTTTGCTCATATCGCTTATAGTTTTGCCGCTTTATGCTGGATAACCACAGCAACCCGTATTTGGGCAGGTTATCACACCTTAAAGACAGCCAATACTGAACGACCATAG
- a CDS encoding ATP-binding cassette domain-containing protein — translation MPLSVNNLSILDRSERPLFAPISFTVSPGEILTLMGPSGCGKSSLLSAIAGHKSADFSYQGECYYQQRLLNELPPEKRNIGILFQDDLLFPHLNIWENLAIALPNHIKKTQRKAQALKTLAELNLVELADKSPMQISGGQRARISMMRLLLAEPAVVLLDEPFSKLDKSLRSEFRNWVFTQTLSRQLPVLMVTHDADDVPNGSRCLHWPWNKETQDA, via the coding sequence ATGCCTCTATCAGTAAATAATCTTAGCATTCTTGATCGTAGTGAGCGGCCGTTGTTTGCCCCCATCTCTTTCACTGTTTCACCCGGTGAAATATTAACCTTAATGGGACCCAGTGGTTGTGGCAAGTCGAGTTTGTTAAGTGCCATCGCAGGGCATAAGTCCGCTGACTTTAGCTATCAAGGTGAATGCTATTATCAACAACGATTATTAAATGAGTTACCGCCAGAAAAGCGTAATATCGGCATCTTATTTCAAGATGATTTATTATTCCCGCATTTAAATATTTGGGAAAACTTGGCTATCGCCCTGCCCAACCACATAAAAAAAACGCAACGTAAAGCACAGGCATTAAAAACACTGGCCGAGCTCAACTTAGTCGAGCTTGCGGATAAGTCGCCAATGCAAATATCAGGCGGTCAGCGCGCGCGTATCAGTATGATGCGCTTGTTGCTGGCTGAACCTGCTGTGGTATTACTCGATGAACCCTTTAGCAAGTTAGACAAATCATTACGTAGTGAATTTAGAAACTGGGTATTTACCCAGACACTCAGCAGGCAATTACCAGTATTAATGGTAACGCACGATGCTGACGATGTCCCTAACGGGAGTAGATGCCTACACTGGCCATGGAATAAGGAAACTCAAGATGCTTGA
- a CDS encoding ABC transporter permease, giving the protein MNAIFTTLKKRSVAAFTFNLIVLLTVLISFLPLLPGLVGLLLAAFGYIPAIDQYALSLGGFTQLLAWPGLSQSVVLTLFVSVASTLLSALCCFAILQSCWHSRWWKQIETLLAPIMALPHVAFAVGFAFLFTPSGFIARLLGEQINWQLIHDQYGLGLIAALTLKEIPFLLFMSIPLLKQLNINTTLITAQSLGYNNAQAWQKIILPQWLPKIRFSLFAVMAYSISVVDVALIIGPTQPPTLAVLVWQWLNDADLATLPKASAGALLLLLLCLVVLLGIRLTEWIITVKCRTWQSSGRFSLPIGGKSIITITYLITLTTLPILLLWSVAQRWRFPDITPSTWSLRFWQQEWYYLLDIITNSITIALVSATIALFFAIVIHEHSIKASLNKGKFKVPRLLISIPMLAPQLSLLFGMQVATLYIAHQYYYFWVTWAHTFFVFPYVFLALDGPWRSYDQRLDKVGASLGMSPFKVWWQIKRPLLLPAIWIAWAVGISVSLAQYLPTLMLGAGRISTLTTEAVALSSGQDRRISAIYALLQSITPFIFYIIAIVASRKTGSLEQQRANANSASLTSINRVRTHNASISK; this is encoded by the coding sequence TTGAACGCTATATTCACCACATTAAAAAAACGGTCAGTCGCCGCATTCACTTTTAACTTGATCGTGTTACTGACTGTTCTTATTAGTTTTTTACCGCTATTACCAGGGCTAGTTGGCTTGCTACTCGCTGCATTTGGCTATATTCCTGCCATCGACCAATACGCGCTATCCCTTGGTGGATTTACGCAATTACTGGCTTGGCCGGGGTTATCACAATCCGTTGTGCTGACGTTATTTGTGAGTGTGGCCAGTACTTTACTATCCGCGTTATGCTGCTTTGCGATCCTACAATCCTGCTGGCATAGCCGTTGGTGGAAGCAAATAGAAACCTTACTCGCACCGATTATGGCGCTGCCACATGTGGCTTTTGCGGTTGGTTTTGCGTTTTTGTTTACCCCGAGTGGCTTTATCGCGCGGCTACTTGGCGAGCAAATCAATTGGCAACTGATACATGACCAATATGGACTCGGCCTTATTGCGGCACTAACACTGAAAGAGATACCGTTTTTGTTGTTCATGAGTATCCCACTGTTGAAACAATTAAATATAAATACCACACTTATCACCGCACAAAGTCTGGGTTACAACAATGCTCAGGCATGGCAAAAGATAATTCTGCCACAATGGTTACCGAAGATCCGCTTCTCCTTGTTCGCCGTCATGGCATACAGTATTTCCGTTGTTGATGTCGCTTTGATCATAGGTCCAACTCAGCCACCGACTCTTGCGGTACTGGTTTGGCAATGGTTGAATGATGCTGACCTTGCAACGCTACCTAAAGCTTCAGCTGGCGCCTTACTGCTGCTATTGTTGTGTCTGGTGGTATTACTGGGGATACGCTTAACTGAATGGATAATAACGGTAAAATGTCGAACTTGGCAGTCAAGTGGACGCTTTTCGCTGCCGATTGGTGGCAAGAGTATCATTACCATCACCTATCTCATCACGCTGACGACATTGCCAATACTACTATTGTGGTCGGTGGCTCAACGCTGGCGATTTCCTGATATTACGCCGTCGACCTGGTCGTTGCGTTTTTGGCAACAAGAATGGTATTACTTATTAGACATCATCACCAATAGCATCACGATTGCGTTAGTTAGCGCCACAATCGCATTATTTTTTGCCATTGTGATACACGAGCACAGTATCAAGGCCAGCCTAAACAAGGGTAAATTTAAAGTACCCAGATTACTGATTTCAATCCCGATGCTTGCACCGCAGTTATCCTTGCTGTTTGGCATGCAAGTCGCAACTTTATATATCGCTCATCAATATTATTATTTCTGGGTCACGTGGGCGCATACTTTCTTTGTATTCCCTTACGTATTCCTTGCCCTCGATGGCCCTTGGCGCAGTTATGATCAACGTTTAGATAAAGTTGGTGCCAGTCTAGGCATGTCGCCTTTCAAAGTATGGTGGCAAATAAAGCGCCCGTTATTACTGCCCGCTATTTGGATCGCTTGGGCTGTTGGTATTAGCGTTAGTCTAGCGCAATATTTACCGACATTAATGTTAGGCGCAGGGCGGATATCAACCCTGACAACAGAAGCGGTTGCGTTATCTAGCGGACAAGATCGCCGAATCAGCGCCATCTATGCGTTACTACAATCAATAACACCATTCATATTTTATATTATCGCGATCGTGGCAAGCCGTAAAACAGGCTCTCTCGAACAGCAACGCGCTAATGCTAATTCGGCTTCATTAACATCAATCAATAGAGTAAGAACACACAATGCCTCTATCAGTAAATAA
- a CDS encoding ABC transporter substrate-binding protein → MRKLFVGLGLLLVSTFSQAVALDWQAVEGKAKGQTVYFYAWGGSPEINNYLRWADKRLNSEYGVRLKHVKVGDIAEAITRLAAEKTAKKNTNGSVDMVWVNGENFKSMKRYDLITDSFATQLPNWQYVDKTLPVDNDFSEPTLGLEAPWGVGQLVFIYDTETLSNPPASFNDLLAYAVKNPNKLSYPKPPSFHGTSFLKAALLELASDNAPLYKSVDTQTFATISAPLWDYLDKFHAVAWRQGKQFPASAAETIQLLDDGELDIAISFNPNEATTSQQSGKLSETTVAYAMQAGALSNIHFLSIPWNASAKEGALVAINFLLSPEAQSRKGDLAIWGDPTVLTSSHITGSAKNTKLFKSIPEPHPSWQTALEAEWQKRYGH, encoded by the coding sequence ATGCGTAAATTATTCGTCGGTCTTGGCTTATTACTTGTCAGTACCTTCAGTCAAGCCGTAGCACTCGATTGGCAAGCTGTTGAAGGCAAAGCTAAAGGGCAAACGGTCTATTTTTATGCATGGGGCGGCAGTCCTGAAATAAATAACTATTTACGCTGGGCTGATAAGCGTTTAAACAGTGAATACGGCGTGCGCCTTAAACACGTTAAAGTCGGCGATATTGCCGAGGCCATCACCCGCTTAGCGGCAGAGAAAACCGCAAAAAAGAACACCAATGGCAGTGTTGATATGGTTTGGGTTAACGGTGAAAACTTCAAATCAATGAAACGTTATGACCTGATCACTGATTCATTCGCAACGCAATTACCAAACTGGCAATATGTGGATAAAACCTTGCCTGTTGATAACGATTTTTCTGAGCCAACGTTAGGCCTCGAAGCACCTTGGGGTGTCGGCCAACTGGTGTTTATTTACGATACCGAAACTCTCAGTAATCCACCAGCAAGCTTCAACGACTTACTCGCTTACGCGGTTAAGAACCCAAATAAACTCAGCTATCCAAAACCACCGTCATTCCATGGCACCAGTTTCCTCAAAGCCGCATTATTAGAATTAGCCAGCGACAATGCGCCATTATATAAATCTGTAGATACTCAGACGTTTGCTACTATATCAGCACCATTGTGGGATTATCTCGACAAATTTCATGCTGTTGCTTGGCGTCAAGGTAAGCAATTTCCAGCCAGTGCGGCTGAAACAATTCAGTTATTAGATGATGGTGAGCTCGATATAGCCATCTCGTTTAACCCTAACGAAGCGACGACATCACAGCAAAGCGGTAAGCTTAGCGAAACCACTGTTGCTTATGCTATGCAAGCGGGAGCATTATCAAACATCCATTTTCTATCAATACCTTGGAATGCTTCAGCTAAAGAAGGCGCGTTAGTGGCGATTAACTTCTTGTTAAGCCCTGAAGCCCAATCACGCAAAGGTGATTTAGCCATTTGGGGCGACCCAACAGTATTAACATCATCACATATCACCGGTTCAGCAAAAAATACTAAGTTGTTTAAATCAATTCCAGAACCACATCCAAGCTGGCAAACTGCGCTTGAAGCGGAATGGCAAAAACGCTACGGGCACTAA
- a CDS encoding YheT family hydrolase — protein sequence MTKFKPALGLSNNHLQSMLSSSGPRKYFEKRRANQLLCLAKQHIITTPQGVRLEGFLSRNNTTTPSKGLAVILHGWEGCADSLYVLSSGQKLLDVGYDVFRLNFRDHGDTHHLNSELFNSSRLEEVAEAVKYLCAEFGGQHNVLCGYSLGGNFCLRVANIAKVAGIQLHQAIAICPVLHPPTTMAELSAGFPLYEQYFVAKWKRSLIKKLRYHPQLGYGNALKKLKTLDDMNLFFVERYTDFTSRDEYFEAYSVVEDGLRQLAIPTTIITSEDDPMIPARHLKHLHQSKWLSIDLQAKGGHCAFIKNWKFESWASERITQLVE from the coding sequence ATGACTAAATTTAAACCGGCACTGGGCCTGAGTAATAACCACCTGCAATCTATGTTGTCTAGCTCTGGCCCTCGAAAATATTTCGAAAAACGACGTGCTAACCAATTACTCTGTTTGGCAAAACAGCATATTATCACCACGCCACAAGGGGTTAGGTTAGAAGGTTTTCTAAGCAGGAATAACACCACTACGCCATCGAAAGGGCTTGCTGTTATCCTGCATGGTTGGGAAGGCTGTGCTGATTCACTGTATGTATTATCCAGTGGCCAAAAATTACTGGATGTTGGTTATGATGTATTTCGCCTTAACTTTCGTGATCATGGCGATACGCATCATTTAAACTCTGAACTGTTTAATTCATCACGCCTAGAAGAAGTAGCCGAAGCGGTTAAATATCTTTGCGCAGAATTTGGTGGTCAGCATAATGTGTTATGTGGTTATTCACTCGGTGGTAACTTTTGTCTCCGTGTGGCGAATATTGCTAAAGTTGCAGGCATTCAATTACATCAAGCTATTGCGATTTGTCCAGTATTACACCCGCCAACCACAATGGCTGAATTAAGTGCTGGTTTTCCATTATATGAACAATACTTTGTCGCGAAGTGGAAACGTTCGTTAATCAAAAAACTGCGCTATCATCCGCAATTAGGTTATGGCAATGCATTGAAAAAATTAAAAACGCTTGATGATATGAACCTGTTTTTTGTCGAACGTTATACCGACTTTACCAGTCGTGATGAATATTTTGAGGCTTACTCTGTGGTGGAGGACGGCTTACGTCAATTGGCGATCCCGACAACCATAATTACCTCTGAAGATGATCCTATGATCCCCGCTCGCCACCTCAAACACTTACACCAATCGAAATGGCTGAGTATAGACCTGCAAGCGAAAGGCGGGCACTGTGCGTTTATTAAAAACTGGAAGTTTGAAAGCTGGGCCAGTGAGCGTATTACCCAGCTTGTCGAATAA
- a CDS encoding serine hydrolase, which translates to MKSLVVANRYLRLGNTIQLPKSLATVTTVNREEEVEPASVGMTQEGVDVIWTAVEDIYKTATHPAISLCFRRQGKIIISRSIGYANGHKPNQKPDTHARLMQPETPICYFSGSKAVTAFLIHLLNEDKLIDLDDAVSAHLPEFSQHGKQDITIHQVLSHRSGMSTMPSSLGIDALANNDEIWQQLCAKPLPNSETGKLAYHAISSGYILENIIKQVSGMSIQQFLDLRVRKPMKMKYFSYGLDETKATDLADNYATGINAMYPISYFIKRALGGSFSRIAQVSNTPVFQQAVIPSANLMGTAEEMGRFYQMLLNNGVWEGKQICQPITVRRLTRENGSFEFDRTLMIPMRYSAGMMLGASPVGLWGINSAQAFGHIGLINKLLWADPERDISVSLVNTGLPFLANHVPSLINFMTSINKHCSR; encoded by the coding sequence TTGAAGAGTTTAGTAGTTGCGAACAGATATCTGCGCCTTGGTAATACCATCCAGCTGCCAAAATCACTGGCGACAGTCACCACAGTCAATCGTGAAGAAGAAGTTGAACCAGCATCAGTGGGTATGACGCAAGAGGGGGTCGATGTGATCTGGACAGCGGTTGAAGACATTTATAAAACAGCCACCCACCCTGCTATTTCATTATGCTTTCGCCGTCAGGGTAAAATTATTATTAGCCGTTCCATTGGTTATGCTAATGGTCACAAACCAAATCAAAAACCAGATACCCATGCTCGATTAATGCAACCTGAAACGCCTATTTGTTATTTTTCAGGCTCAAAAGCGGTGACGGCATTTTTAATCCATCTATTGAATGAAGATAAGCTCATCGACTTGGACGATGCGGTTAGCGCTCACCTGCCTGAATTTAGCCAACACGGTAAGCAAGATATCACTATCCATCAAGTCTTATCACACCGCAGTGGTATGTCGACAATGCCAAGTTCATTGGGTATTGATGCGCTTGCCAATAATGACGAAATTTGGCAACAGCTTTGTGCTAAACCGCTACCGAATTCAGAAACAGGTAAGCTCGCTTATCACGCAATAAGTAGCGGTTATATTTTAGAAAATATAATCAAGCAAGTAAGTGGGATGAGCATACAACAATTCCTTGATTTAAGAGTACGTAAACCAATGAAGATGAAATACTTTAGTTATGGGTTAGATGAAACTAAAGCCACTGATTTAGCGGATAATTATGCAACTGGTATCAATGCTATGTATCCTATTTCATACTTTATTAAGCGGGCATTAGGTGGTTCATTTTCACGTATCGCACAAGTGAGCAATACTCCCGTTTTTCAACAAGCGGTTATCCCCTCAGCAAACCTAATGGGGACAGCAGAAGAAATGGGACGTTTCTATCAAATGCTATTAAACAATGGGGTTTGGGAAGGAAAACAGATATGCCAGCCAATAACAGTACGACGCTTAACGCGAGAAAATGGCTCGTTCGAATTTGATCGTACGCTGATGATACCAATGCGTTATAGCGCAGGCATGATGCTCGGCGCAAGCCCTGTCGGTTTATGGGGCATTAATAGCGCCCAAGCATTTGGCCATATTGGTTTAATTAATAAACTATTATGGGCAGATCCAGAACGTGATATATCTGTTTCCTTAGTCAATACTGGGCTGCCTTTTCTGGCGAATCACGTACCGTCATTAATCAACTTTATGACGAGTATCAATAAGCATTGCTCACGCTAA
- a CDS encoding ASCH domain-containing protein, with the protein MPIAGHLLVVTDWNGEPTSIVEITAVSECKYADVTAEFACSEGEGDRSLDWWRAAHWDFFSNECQAAEIEANEDMMLILEHFQVVHGAAA; encoded by the coding sequence ATGCCAATAGCAGGGCATTTATTAGTTGTAACAGATTGGAATGGTGAACCTACATCGATTGTTGAGATAACGGCGGTGAGTGAATGCAAGTATGCTGATGTAACCGCTGAATTTGCTTGTTCTGAAGGTGAGGGCGACCGCTCACTTGATTGGTGGCGAGCTGCTCATTGGGACTTTTTTTCCAATGAATGTCAGGCTGCTGAGATCGAAGCGAACGAAGATATGATGTTAATATTAGAGCATTTTCAGGTTGTACATGGTGCTGCTGCTTAA
- a CDS encoding lipoprotein, with amino-acid sequence MRIIILAIVAVFTLTACNDEQLNSVVRQANDPVYSGSQEGLLSYGEQLWQDPSIGKSGLACETCHTGGAALNATFKQPYPHHVAMVEAQTGLMSITAEQMVQFCMLKPMQSDIFAWDSKELAALTLYVESVVQPDYIKQHP; translated from the coding sequence ATGAGAATAATAATATTAGCGATAGTGGCCGTGTTTACCTTAACAGCCTGTAACGATGAGCAACTGAACAGTGTCGTGAGACAAGCGAATGATCCCGTTTATAGTGGTAGCCAGGAAGGTTTATTAAGCTATGGCGAACAATTATGGCAAGACCCAAGTATTGGTAAAAGTGGACTTGCTTGCGAAACTTGTCATACCGGCGGCGCGGCATTAAACGCGACCTTTAAACAACCTTATCCCCACCATGTTGCTATGGTCGAAGCTCAAACCGGACTCATGTCTATAACTGCAGAGCAAATGGTCCAATTCTGTATGTTAAAACCAATGCAATCGGATATTTTTGCATGGGATTCAAAAGAGCTAGCCGCATTAACCTTGTACGTCGAAAGTGTCGTTCAGCCTGACTACATCAAACAACATCCTTAA
- the arsJ gene encoding organoarsenical effux MFS transporter ArsJ, with protein MIKALAGISPQIKQYLIITGNYWAFTLTDGALRMLVVLYFHQLGYSPINIAMLFVFYEVFGVITNLIGGWLGARLGLNKTMNIGLAMQIIALMMLTVPADMLTVVYVMIAQALSGIAKDLNKMSAKSAIKLLVPTGSDDANDDNGNNKLYHWVAVLTGSKNALKGVGFFLGGVLLTTFGFRDAIMLMAAMLLLVWMWSLFSLKAELGKAKNKPKFTEIFSKSSSINLLSAARLFLFGARDVWFVVALPVFLATTFHWDHWWVGGFMASWVIGYGMVQSIAPRFTGKNPSPRSAALWAGYLAVVPVLIAIALHYQFYVQFSIIVGLLIFGGLFAINSSLHSYLIVSLADSDGVSMDVGFYYMANAMGRLIGTVLSGWVFQIYGLEMCLWISALFIAISAVIALKLKGSS; from the coding sequence ATGATTAAAGCGTTAGCGGGTATTTCCCCACAAATAAAACAATATCTCATCATTACCGGTAATTATTGGGCATTCACTTTAACTGATGGTGCATTGCGCATGCTGGTTGTGCTGTATTTCCACCAGCTTGGCTACAGCCCAATTAATATCGCCATGTTGTTTGTGTTTTATGAAGTATTTGGGGTCATCACTAATTTGATTGGTGGCTGGTTAGGCGCGCGTTTAGGGTTAAACAAAACCATGAACATTGGCTTGGCCATGCAAATTATAGCATTGATGATGTTAACCGTACCCGCTGACATGCTGACTGTCGTTTATGTCATGATCGCCCAGGCCTTATCCGGTATTGCCAAAGACTTGAATAAAATGAGCGCCAAAAGTGCCATTAAATTACTGGTGCCAACAGGCAGTGACGATGCTAATGACGATAATGGTAATAATAAACTCTACCACTGGGTAGCGGTCTTAACGGGTTCTAAAAATGCGTTAAAAGGCGTCGGCTTTTTCTTAGGTGGTGTACTACTCACTACATTTGGTTTTAGAGACGCCATTATGCTCATGGCAGCCATGTTATTACTGGTGTGGATGTGGAGTTTATTCAGTTTAAAAGCCGAACTAGGCAAAGCCAAAAACAAACCTAAGTTTACCGAGATATTTTCTAAAAGTAGTTCGATAAACTTACTCTCAGCAGCGCGATTATTTTTATTCGGCGCCCGCGATGTGTGGTTTGTGGTTGCCCTGCCGGTGTTCTTAGCAACGACCTTTCATTGGGACCATTGGTGGGTTGGCGGCTTTATGGCAAGCTGGGTTATCGGCTATGGCATGGTGCAATCAATCGCGCCACGCTTCACCGGGAAAAACCCTTCGCCACGTTCAGCGGCGCTTTGGGCTGGCTATCTCGCGGTGGTGCCAGTGTTGATCGCCATCGCCCTGCATTATCAATTCTATGTGCAGTTTTCAATTATCGTCGGTTTACTTATTTTCGGTGGTTTGTTTGCCATTAACTCATCGTTACACAGCTACTTAATCGTCAGTTTGGCTGACAGTGATGGCGTGTCTATGGATGTTGGCTTTTATTATATGGCTAACGCGATGGGTCGATTAATTGGCACGGTATTATCAGGCTGGGTATTTCAAATTTATGGTTTGGAAATGTGCTTATGGATCTCGGCGCTATTTATCGCTATTTCAGCGGTGATAGCCTTAAAACTCAAAGGCTCATCATAA